The Cellulomonas shaoxiangyii sequence ACCGGTGTCCTCTCCGACCGCCATCATCTGCACGACCATCGGGGGGAACACGGGGTGCAGCGACAGAGGACCGGCGAGGGACTGCCCCGAGCGGACGGACTCCTGCACCGCGTGCGCGGCCCTCTCCAGGACGAGGTTCCCGCTCGTCTCACCGACGATGTCGAGCGCCTGGAGGATCGGCACGCCCGACTTGAGCATGGTGCCGAAGTTGCGCGCGAACCGGGACACGGCGACCTTCTGGAACAGCTTGCCGAACACCGGGATCTTCAGCTTCAGCGGGTCGAGCCGCTCGCGGATCGCCTTGTCGTTCTTGTGCTTCGACCACCACCACGCGAACACGCCGCCGGCGAGCACCAACGGTCCGACCGCCCACTTGAGGACGCCGGAGAGGAATACCAGCACCTTGGTGGGCCCAGGCAGCTCGCCGCCGAGCGACTCGAACATCCCCTCGAAGACGGGGACGATGAACAAGAGCATTCCGACCGTGGCGAGGATCGCGATGACGAACACGACGACGGGGTAGGTCATCGCCGACTTGATCTTGCTGCGGAGCTTGACCTCCGCCTCGAAGTTGTCGGCCACCGAGACCAGCACCTGGTCCAGGAAGCCGCCGACCTCTCCTGCCCTGACCATGTTGATCATCAGCGGCGGGAAGACGTGCGGGTGCTTACCGAGCGCCACGGAGAACGCGACGCCCTGCTCGACGTTGTTGCGCACCTGCGCCAAGGTCCGCGCGAGCGCCTTGTTCTCCGTCTGCTCCGCCACGATGCTCAGTCCGCGCAGCAGCGAAAGACCCGAGTTGATCATGGTCGCCAGCTGGCGACCCATGATCGCGAGGTCCTTCATGCCGATCTTGTCCCCGAGGCCGGGAATCCTGATCTCGGCGTTCATCCCCGAGGTCGAGACCTCGTTGATCGACACCGGCGCCACGCCGATCGACCGCAGCTTGTTGGCCACGGCCGCCTGGTCGGCGGCCTCGAGGCGGCCCTTGATGATCTTGCCCTCGCGGTCCCGGACCGCGTACTCGAACGTCTTCGTCCCCTTTTCCATCACATGCTCCCCGTGTCGCCCAAGTCGCCCATGTCGCCGGCCTCGCCCATGCCGCCGTACGCGCCCATGCCGCCCATGCCGGCCACCCCCTGGCTGCCGCCCGAGAACCGCCCGGTGAGGCGGCTGTAGTCCTCGACGTGGTGGCACGCCTCGAGGCCTGCCTCGTACGTGATGCGCCCGGTGCGGACCAGGTCCGCCAGGTGCTGGTCGAGGGTGTGCATGCCCTGCTGCGCGCCCGCCTGCATGGCGGAGTAGATCTGGTGCGTCTTGCCCTCGCGGATGAGGTTGCGCACGGCCGGCGTGGCCACGAGCACCTCGGTCGCGACCGCCCGCCCGGGCCCGTCGGCGCGCTTGCACAGGGTCTGGCAGACGACGCCCTGGAGCGCCCCCGCGAGCTGCGTGCGCACCTGCGCCTGCTGGTGGGAGGGGAACACGTCGATGATGCGGTCGATGGTCTGCGCGGCGTCCTGGGTGTGCAGGGTCGCGAAGACGAGGTGGCCGGTCTCGGCGGCGGTCAGGGCGACGGAGATGGTCTCGAGGTCGCGCATCTCGCCGACCAAGATGATGTCGGGGTCCTGACGCAGCACGTGCTTGAGGGCGTTGGCGAACGAGTGGGTGTCCGCGCCGACCTCTCGCTGGTTGACCACGCACTTCTTGTGCCGGTGGAGGAACTCGATGGGGTCCTCGACCGTCATGATGTGGTCCTCGCGCGTGCGGTTGGCGAGGTCGATGATCGAGGCCAGCGTGGTGGACTTGCCGGAGCCGGTGGGCCCGGTCACGAGGACCAGACCGCGCGGCATGCCCGCGAACGTCCCCACCACGGGCGGGACGCCGAGCTGCTTGAGCTCCTTGATCTCGTAGGGGATCACGCGGAACGCGGCCCCGACGGACTCCCGCTGCTGGTACACGTTCACGCGGAACCGGGCCAGGCCCCGCACGGCGTGGGAGATGTCCAGCTCGAGCGCGGCCTCGAACTTCTCGCGGTTCTTCTGCGTGAGCATCGCGTAGATGGACCGGCGCAGCGGCTCGGGCGTCATCGGCGCGAAGCCCTCCAGCGGACGCAGGCTGCCGGACACGCGGACCATCGGCGGTGCGCCGGTCGTCAGGTGCAGGTCGGACGCACCCAGCGCCACCATCGCGCGCAGGATGTCGTCGATGACGACGTCACCCTCCTCACGCTGCTGCCCGGTGCCCGACCGCGGTGCCGGCCGCGGGGCGCCGTGGGCGGCGAGCGACGATGGCTGGGGCGGCGCGGCCGGCGCCGGCGGGCCGGCCATCATCCGCGCGGACGCGGGTGCCGGCGGCGGCGCGGCGGGCGGCAGCGGCTGCGGGAGGAAGGCGGCCTGCGCCCCGTACGCGGCCGGACCGGCGGGCACCGACGGGACGGGCGGAGGCGGCGCCGGGGCGTGGGCGGCCGGCGCCGGCGGCGTCTGCGAGGGCATCGGGTGGAACATCGCGGTCGCCGCGAGTGCGGTGTCCGCACGGGCCGGCAGGTAGGGCGGGAGCGGCCGGGTGGGCCCGCCCTGCCCCTCGTAGCTGTCGCTCACTGCATCCTCCACGCCGTCGTCCCGGCACGCGCGGCCCCCGCTGGGCCCGCGTTCCTGACATCGGCGGACGCCCGACCGGACTTGAGGCGCGGCGCCTCACGCGACGACGCGGAGGATCTCCTCGATCGACGTGTCGCCGCTGGCCACCTTGTACCAGCCGTCCTCGCGCAGCGTCCGCATGCCCTGCTTCACGGCGGTCGCGGCGATGTCGGCGGACGACGAGTGCCCCACGGCGTGCCGCTCGATGTCCTCCGTCACGTTCATCACCTCGTGCAGCGCCAGGCGTCCCTTGTAGCCGGTGCGTGAGCACGCGGTGCAGCCCCGGGGGCGCACCAGCTCGGGCAAGGGCTCCCCCGGCACCCACGGGAACTGGGCGGCCTCCAGCTCCTGCGGCGTGGGCGTGTAGGGCTCCTTGCACTTGCTGCACAGGCGGCGCGCGAGCCGCTGCGCGACCACGCAGTCGAGCGCCGAGCCGACGAGGAACGGCTCGATGCCCATCTCCGTCAGCCGCGTCACGGCGGACGGCGCGTCGTTGGTGTGCAGCGTGGACAGCACGAGGTGACCCGTGAGCGCGGCCTCGATCGCGATCTGTGCCGTCTCGTGGTCGCGGATCTCACCGAG is a genomic window containing:
- a CDS encoding type II secretion system F family protein, which gives rise to MEKGTKTFEYAVRDREGKIIKGRLEAADQAAVANKLRSIGVAPVSINEVSTSGMNAEIRIPGLGDKIGMKDLAIMGRQLATMINSGLSLLRGLSIVAEQTENKALARTLAQVRNNVEQGVAFSVALGKHPHVFPPLMINMVRAGEVGGFLDQVLVSVADNFEAEVKLRSKIKSAMTYPVVVFVIAILATVGMLLFIVPVFEGMFESLGGELPGPTKVLVFLSGVLKWAVGPLVLAGGVFAWWWSKHKNDKAIRERLDPLKLKIPVFGKLFQKVAVSRFARNFGTMLKSGVPILQALDIVGETSGNLVLERAAHAVQESVRSGQSLAGPLSLHPVFPPMVVQMMAVGEDTGALDTMLEKISDFYDQEVEATTDALTSLIEPLMIVVIGGVVGGMIVALYLPIFSMFDLVG
- a CDS encoding type IV pilus twitching motility protein PilT is translated as MSDSYEGQGGPTRPLPPYLPARADTALAATAMFHPMPSQTPPAPAAHAPAPPPPVPSVPAGPAAYGAQAAFLPQPLPPAAPPPAPASARMMAGPPAPAAPPQPSSLAAHGAPRPAPRSGTGQQREEGDVVIDDILRAMVALGASDLHLTTGAPPMVRVSGSLRPLEGFAPMTPEPLRRSIYAMLTQKNREKFEAALELDISHAVRGLARFRVNVYQQRESVGAAFRVIPYEIKELKQLGVPPVVGTFAGMPRGLVLVTGPTGSGKSTTLASIIDLANRTREDHIMTVEDPIEFLHRHKKCVVNQREVGADTHSFANALKHVLRQDPDIILVGEMRDLETISVALTAAETGHLVFATLHTQDAAQTIDRIIDVFPSHQQAQVRTQLAGALQGVVCQTLCKRADGPGRAVATEVLVATPAVRNLIREGKTHQIYSAMQAGAQQGMHTLDQHLADLVRTGRITYEAGLEACHHVEDYSRLTGRFSGGSQGVAGMGGMGAYGGMGEAGDMGDLGDTGSM